Below is a genomic region from Miscanthus floridulus cultivar M001 chromosome 1, ASM1932011v1, whole genome shotgun sequence.
GTAGACCCCTCTCTAGACAAACCCTAATATCTCTAGCGCCTCCTCCCTCCCCCTAACCCCACACACcaccaaacaaaaaaaatcatgtcCATTATTTCTACCTATAGACCTTCTATAGGCCACACCAGGGATTTAACAACCCTAGTGTCGATGCAGAAATGAGCATGACGTCTAGGTTCAATCTTTGTAGCCTTAGATCTTGAGGAGATTTCAAATGACCGTAGGTTACTAGAAATAAACTACTACTAATAACATATATGCACTATCGGCACTTTCAACCACGGTATAATTAACATATGTCAGCTTTTCACGAGCATGGAGTACCGCTCGTGACAGCTACATAAAAGTAACACTCACATAACATTGTGGTACATACATacatgcgcgcgcgcgcgcacacgcgcgcacacacacacacacacacacacacatatatatatatatatatatatatatatatatatatatatatatatatatattgtgtcCGTTATATACGACAAATTGCTTAATACTCCGCTTTATCGTAGAGCTCTAAACTAAATGGATATTGTGATAAATTATATATGCACATATATGTGTACAGAAAATCCACGTCCCGCCCCTGTCTAGTTTCTAGACAAACCCTACTTGCTTGTTCAAAAGTGTGGTGTCTGGTTTTCTCGCTCTGCCATCCATTTTATTTCTTGGTTGTGATAAATCATTGTcagttcgcttggctgataagccatggatgaaagtactgttggctgatttggtgtgaaagaaaaatactgttcgttggctgaaaaaatacaacttataagccaaacgaataaGACGCATATATGcacatatatgtatgtatagaaaATCCACATCCTGGGACCGGCAGCACAGGTGGGCCTCTTTTCTAGTCTCTAGATAAACCCTAGTTTGGTGGTTTGGGGAATTCTCTGCATGCtattaaaaaagatcgtaatgcCCTGTGTGcatctgaaaaaattcagcggtcttcagcgccactgctctaacttttttgtgccctctatgtcactgccgtcagtttaggctctaacgccgtcaaactgcaggtgtgaaaagtcgaaaatacccttaagtcaaaatatgtcattaattttttgagcatcCTAGCGACTTCAAAtcaaaaaactcaaaactagaaagttatagatctcgtcgagatctataattttcatataaaaattatcttcatttaatttcgcaaaaaaatgaattttctaagatatattaatcatatcaaatcatatttttttacggaattaaataaagataatattatataaaaattaaagatctcgacgagatttataactttctagttttgagttttttcatttgaagtcgttaagacactcaaaaaaaattaatgacatattttaACTTAAGAGTATTTTTTACTTTTTACACCTGTAGTTTAACGGGGTTAGAGCCCAAACTAACGACAGTGATATGGAGGACAAAAAAAGGTTGgagctgaattttttcagggacaGGTATATTTGGCCATGCAGCCCATGGGCccgggccggcacggcccgaGGCACCAGGCCGTGCCTGAGCCGCCACCCCGGCCcgtggcacggcacgggcacgacCCGGTGCAAAGAGGCGGCCCGGTGGTGGCCCGGTGCCCCAACAGCTTCATTTGGCCCAGCAAGGCAGCCCACGAAAGCCAGCCCACCCCGTCGGCCGCCGCATATATAAGCCGCTGCCCGCCgcggcgctgcctccctctccatccctaaccctaatccccattcCTCCCCCGCCGAGCCGTCTGCTCTCGGCTCTCGCTCGCTGCCTCGCTCTCGCATTCGTGATCCACAGCCGCCACCGCTCTCCATTGACCATCGTCGTCCGTCCTCTCTGgcaccggtgacctcaccggcgcTCCTCCACCTCGCACTGAGTTCGCTAACCCCGtctcctccctccttttcctCTCCTGTTTCCTCTCggctctcgctctcgctcggaATCGGTGAACCATGTGAGTTCGTGTTCATGTCACTCCCTCCTCCCCCACCTCGCCGTCGATTCTAATCGGTGTGATGGTGTCTGTCTCATCCTCTGGCTGGCTCGCTGGCTTCTTCATCTCCGACACCGGGCTCTAGGAAAGCAGGTTCGTCACtttccctaaccctagatctactCTTCTCTGCTCTGTCTCTCAAGTGTCATctctcactcttcttcttctctggcACCGGGCTTCGGGAAAGCAGGTTCGTCACTTTCTCTAACCCTAGATCTGCTCTTCTCTGCTCTGTCTCTCTCTGATCTCTGTCTCTCAAGTGTCATctctcactcttcttcttctttgcgtGCAGGTTGGTGCCTGACGCCGCGTCTTCCTCCTCTGGAGTAGACATGGCCAGGCCACCAAAGCGCCCGTTGAGGGACGGTGCTGGAGCTGCTGGAGGTCGAGGTCGTGGACGGCTGTCCGGCTCGTTCGCGGGCGGTTGCGGTTCCGGCCTCGCAACGCGGGGGGAGGATCAGCATCCCCTCGGCGACGGCGAGGACCAGGCGCCGCACCCGGACGATGAGCTAGAAGTCGAGGCACCCGGACGCCGCGCTGCACCCTTGTTAGTTGGTCGAGCTTTTCTACCATTTAATAATTTGGATAAAAGTTCTAGTTACATCCAATTGAACACTTATATACGTTCAGGTATTGCCTTTCTTTTTAAAAACGGTAATTAATACAAAAAATAATGTATCTTTTGTACTTTGCATTTTACATGTCTAATTTCCCTTGGCTATTTAAAGAAACAAAATCTCTTAGCGTGGCCATGACTTATTTAGTTATTGTTCGTGTTGCATCAATAACCCAAACCGTGAAAACACAGTTTTATCCTCGATGGCATCATCAAATAGCAATGCACTAGAAAAACTTCAAATGAATTTCTCATCGTCTGATGTATCCTTTTTCCACTCAACTTCTAGTGTCGACCTGATGCTGCTGGAGATGCTGTtgaaaagtttgattttttttttgaagttaGTCATCAGTTTGCTGCCCATACGTTAATTTGTGCCCCCACTTAATATTAATTGCTCATTGTTCATTAATACAATTTTTTCTCTCAATTTGTGCCTGAGCTGATGTTGCCGGATTTTGTCCTTTGTTGTCGTACAATTGCCGTGTTGTTACTGGTCGGGTTGCAGTTTGTAGAAGTTTTGATTTCATCTACCTGTGTATTTACATCCAATAATTTTGGTAGCCCCATTAGACTTACAATTTTTTTTCTTACCAATTTTATCTAGTACATTTGATATGATTTCTTTTGTTTACTCTAGACCGCTAGGTCATCATAAATCCAATTGTAcatgttctttttcttttttctgattaaATAATTTTTAGGTCCTCTTAGCTTGTTTATTCTAGAACGTTAGATAATCATAAAATCAAAAAGTGCATATTCTTTTTTCCCTGATTAATTTTGTACTTTCTAGAACCTTTTGAAGAATGTGAGGGCTTTTTTCTAAACACTGATATAATTGATTACTATTAGCGTGGTCTCCCCTTATAGTTGGCAACATTTGCATTATTTGTGTGTCTGATGCTTCatccatttttgttttgtttgtacAGAGATGGCAGAATCAGTGGTCATGGTGGAGACCCCTCATAATGACTTCATCACAGATCAACGTCCAGAGAGGCACATTCGTCTCAGGAGTTTCACCTATGATGAGGTCTGTGCAGCGACACATGGCTTCGAAGTAGACCGTTTCCTGGGACAGGGTGGGTTCGGCCAAGTGTACAAGGGCTTTCTTGATAGCACCAATCAGGTTGGTTCACATGCCTCTGCTCAATGATGGTTGAAGATATGTTTGTGTGCTAAAATCATATACTTCTTTGTTGCTATTTCGTTGCTCAAAAAGACTAGATTGATCTTGATGAGTATAACTGAAGACTGAAATGGTGACTGTGCGTGCAAGAAAAGATTGCTGTGGTTTTTTTTTATAGCTGAATGTTGATCAATGTATATGGTCAATCGATGATAGTTATTACTAGTGCGCTAGTCGAATGAACTGAAGTGATCTTAAGTATGGTCAGAGTAGCACCTACAAGAAAGGATATGTGTACTTTCTTTCTTTATGTATCTGAATGCTGATGAATGGTATCGTTAATTTATCATGAAAAAAGGATGGGTAAGATATATTTGTTGGCTTTCATTTCTTCTATGATATTCTAATTCTCGAAAGGTGCCTGGACAGGAGGTGGCTATAAAGAGGCTTGATCTTCAGGGACAACAAGGGCATAGGGAATTCGTCACTGAAGTTCTGATCTTGAGCAATGTGCACCACCCAAATCTTGTAAAGCTCGTTGGATATTGCACTAGTCATGGTCAGAGGATTTTAGTTTATGAGTATATGCCTTTGGGTTCTCTGAACAGTCACATCCATGGTATGTTGCGAACCTaacatatatatatcgttctctTTCGGCTATATATTAGAAGAATTTAGTGTAATCAGAGTTGGTCCTTGCTTTGTCCAGATCTCCCCCCTGGTCAGCAGCCTCTTGACTGGAGTACAAGAATTAAGATACTCCTTGGTGCTGCTAAAGGTCTTGAGCATTTGCATTACAATCTCACCCCTCCTGTCATCAATCGTGATGTGAAATGTGCAAACATTTTGCTCGGAGCGGGGTACCACCCGAAGCTGTCTGACTTCGGCTTGGCGAAGCTAGGTCCAACTGGTGACAATACCCATGTTTCAACAAGA
It encodes:
- the LOC136466773 gene encoding probable serine/threonine-protein kinase PBL7, translated to MARPPKRPLRDGAGAAGGRGRGRLSGSFAGGCGSGLATRGEDQHPLGDGEDQAPHPDDELEVEAPGRRAAPLLVGRAFLPFNNLDKSSSYIQLNTYIRSEMAESVVMVETPHNDFITDQRPERHIRLRSFTYDEVCAATHGFEVDRFLGQGGFGQVYKGFLDSTNQEVAIKRLDLQGQQGHREFVTEVLILSNVHHPNLVKLVGYCTSHGQRILVYEYMPLGSLNSHIHDLPPGQQPLDWSTRIKILLGAAKGLEHLHYNLTPPVINRDVKCANILLGAGYHPKLSDFGLAKLGPTGDNTHVSTRVTGTPGYCAPEYLMTGKLTVKTDIYSFGVVMLEVLTGRMARDERLPESERNLVAWALNFLCRRELDILVDPALRVQCSQPCLEHAFFVVSRCISESPNMSPSMRDVASLTVMSEVRNRRRLDRGGRSTPTRTIALIGTLDAAHQQELALIGTTRATIREKETEESSA